A window of Chryseobacterium aquaeductus genomic DNA:
TATTTTTCTGAACCCAAATTGTTTTTCATTATAAAAATCTTCGTCAAAAATGTATACCGCAAGAAAAGGCAAATCTTCCTGCAATATCTTATAAAGCGATTCGTTGTCTCTGATTCTTAAATCTTTTGTAAACCAGAGGATGTTGATTTTTTGTTTTTCCGACATTTTTCGCTGCAATATTTTACATCATCCCAATTTTTCTTCCACTTTTTTCGCCAATTAAAAGCCAATCTGCAGACTTCACAAATTTTTGAAGGTAAGTCGGCAGGCATTTTACTGAATGAAATTTTTATATTGATTGATCACAATATTTTTTGCTCTCAAATCGTGCATCATATTGTACAAACCAAAAAATGTGCGGTTCAGATAAATAAAATGCTTCGATCCTCTGTTGGTGTTCATTCCTTTCATATCGCCGAGTTTCGCATAGCGTTGCCCGAGATCTGCAATCTCCTGAAAAAATGTTTCGTCAGAAAAATCGAAATTCTGTGCGTTGAAAGGTCTTGTAAACAACTCAAGAAGTTCATAAAATAATTTTGTGAAGAAAGCTTTTTCCTGCGGAGAATCGTCGTGACACAAAATCTCAAGCTGGTACAATTTTTCACTGAAGATTTCAGGATTATTCAGATTTTCCTTTTTTGCCAGTTCGAAATAAGGTTTGTAAAAATCATCAGGAATCTCTTTGATGCAGCCAAAATCAATAACCAGCAGCTTTTTATCATCGGAAATGAGGAAATTTCCGGGATGCGGATCTGCGTGAACCTGCTTTAGAACGTGCATTTGGTACATATAAAAATCCCAAAGTGTCTGTCCGATTTTGTTAAGATCTTCCTGCGATTGATCAAGTTTTGTAAATTCCGAGAAATGTTTTCCGGTCATCCAATCCATCGTGATGATTCTTTCGCACGAAAACTCAGGATAATATTTCGGAAAATCCAGATTCGGGAGATGACTGCATTTTTCAGAAATTTCCTGACTTCTTTTCAGTTCCAGGTCATAATCTGTTTCCTCAAACAACTTATTCTCAACTTCCTGAAAATAAGATTCAGAGCCTTCTTTTTTAATGTTAAACATCTTCATTGCGATCGGTTTTACCATTTTCAAATCGCTTGAAATACTTTCTCTTACTCCGGGATATTGAATTTTTACGGCAAAGTTTTTATCGCCTTTCTTCGCTTTATGTACCTGACCGATGCTTGCTGCATTCACCGATTCTGTCGTAAACTCATCAAAAATTTCCTCAGGATTTTTTCCAAAGTATTTTCTGAAAGTTTTCTTAACCAAAGCTCCGGAAAGTGGCGGAACAGAAAATTGAGACAGAGAAAACTTCTCCACATAAGCCTGCGGAAGAATGTTTTTTTCCATACTCAACATCTGGGCAACTTTCAAGGCAGAACCTTTCAGTTCTTTCAGAGAATCGTAGATGTCTGTAGCGTTGTCTTCATTTAAGGTTTTTCGTGCTTCATCTTCGTTTTTATCTTTTGTGATTTTGTTTCCGTAATATTTGATGTAGTTTACACCGACTTTAGCGCCAGCCTTCAGCAAACTGCTCGTTCGTTCCAATTTTCCTGTCGGAATTGTATTTAGTGTCTTCATTAGCTGTTTCTGAATTTTTCTTTAAATAAAAATTTACCAAGATCTACCATTTTGCGCAGCGGCTCATTATCCAGCAACTCAAATCCGGTATCGATCGTTTTCTCAATAAAAATATCTGTCTTTTCAAAAGAAGGAGATGTGTCTTTTTTCCAGAACTCGATGGCAGAAACCAAGTGCAGCCACAGAGCTTCTTCTCTTGCTTTATGATGAATATTTTTAACGTCATCTTTAGATTTTTTAATCATTTCCCAATCATTAAAATCTAATGTTCTGATGAAATCCTTATAAGTTTCTTTAAGATGAGAAGAGATTTTAGCAGAATGTATTTTGTCGTTTCCGAGAATCATCAAAACTAAAGATCTGTTCATTGTCATATTTTCAAAAAAGATGAAATAGACATTCAGCAATTTTTCCTTTGTTGTAATTTCATCGGAATTGTTGACTTCAGATGCGAGTTCAACAGATTTATCAAAAAGATTAGCCAGCATCAGTTTTTCAATCTGCTCAAAACTTGCGAAATGATCGTAAAAATCTTTCTCTTCAAACTCGTTTTCTTTTGCGAAACGGTAGATGTTTTTTGGTCTTTCGCCGTGATTTAAAATATAGTCTCCGTACAGTTCAAATATTTTATCTTGTGAAATGATGTTTTCTTTTTCCATTTTTAAATTTTATTTACAACAAATTTAGTAATTTATTTTACTAATTAAATAAATAAAGTATAAATTTGTACTACAACAATGATTTAAATTATAATTAATGCTCAAAGTACAAGCTCAATCAAACATCCCGACAGATTTTGGAATGTTTACAGTATTTGCTTTTTCTGAAAATGAAAACGACTGGAGCCCTCATTTGGTTTGGGTTGCAGAGAAAACGGATTTTAATGAAACGGTGAATGTTCGTTTTCATTCTGAATGCATTACCGGAGAAGTTTTTCATTCACGAAAATGTGAATGTGGTCAACAGCTGGATGCTGCAATGAAATTCACGTCAGAAAACGGAGGAATTATAATTTATCTGAGGCAGGAAGGAAGAAATATCGGAATCATCAATAAATTAAAAGCTTACGCTTTGCAGGAACAAGGTTTTGATACCGTGGAAGCTAATCTGAGATTGGGTTTGCCGGCAGACGGAAGAGACTTTGGCGTAGCAATTGAAATGCTTAAAATACTTAATGTTTCCAGCGTGAACTTATTGACCAATAATCCCGAAAAACTAAAATCATTCGAGAATAGCGGTATTGTTTTGAACAAAAGAATTCCACTAGAAATTGATTCTAATGTTACCAATGCGTCTTATCTTCTGAAAAAGAAAGATTATTTCGGTCATTTATTGATTAAGGTATAGTTTTTAGTAAGTCAATAGTAATCCGACAAATCAAAATCATCCATTTATGAAAAAAATATTACTCACAGGAGCTACCGGTTATATTGGTAAAAGAATGATCAGTGTTATCACCGAGCAGGGTTACAAAGCCGTCTGCTGCAGCCGTGATGTCACCAGATTTTCAAAACCGCAAGGGATAAAAGATGATTTGATAGAAGTAATAGAAGTTGATTTTCTAAAGGAAGAGACTTTAAAAAACATTCCGGACGATATTTCGGGTGCTTATTATCTGATGCATTCGATGAGTGGAAGTGACGATTATGAAGAATCTGAGAAAATTTGTGCCAAAAACTTTGTCTCCGCTATTGAGAAGACAAGTTGCGAACATATTATTTATCTCTCGGGTCTGGTAAATCAAAAGGAACTTTCTAAACATTTGAATTCCAGGTTTAATGTAGAGAAAATTCTTATTGAATGTAAAGTTCCCACAACGGTTTTGCGAGCAGGAATCATCATCGGTTCCGGAAGTGCATCGTTCGAAATCGTTCGTGATCTTGTCGAAAAACTTCCTGTGATGGTCACCCCAAAATGGCTTAATACCAAATGTCAGCCAATCGGGATTGCCAATGTTCTGGATTTCCTGATTTTCACCTTATTCAAAAAAGAAACGTATCACAAAAGTTTTGATATTGGTTGTGAAGATGTTTTGACCTATAAAGAAATTCTTCTAGGTTACGCAAAAGTGCGTGGCTTGAAACGGAGTATTTTTATTTTACCGGTGATGACCCCGAAACTTTCGTCTTACTGGCTGTATTTTATTACTTCAACTACGTATAGTCTTGCGAGTTCGCTTGTCGGGAGTATGAAAATTGAGGTCGTTTGTAATCAAGAAAGTTTAGACAAAATTAAAAAAATAACCGGAGTTCAGCCATTGTCTTACGAGCAGGCTTTGCAGAGAACGATGGCAAAAATTCAGGCAAACGAAATACGCTCCAGTTGGAAAGACAGTTTTATCAGCAGCAGAAACGATTCTTCACTGAAAGAATTCATCGAAGTTCCGCATTTTGGTTGTTTCAAAGATATCAGAAGTTATGAATATGATGATCGTGAAAAATGTCTCGACCGCGTTTTTGGTTTGGGTGGAAGCAACGGTTGGTACGGACAAACTCTTTGGAAAATAAGAGGTTATATGGATGTAATGGTCGGCGGTCCAGGACTGAGAAGAGGTCGAACTCATCCAACACAGCTTCACGAAGGTGATGCCTTAGATTTTTGGCGCGTCCTCTATGCCAACAGGGAAGAAGGAAAACTGATTCTTTTCGCAGAAATGAGAGTTCCCGGCGAGGCGTGGCTGATGTTTAAACTCTATAGAGGAAAACTCTGGCAGAAAGCTGTCTTCCGACCAAAAGGATTGTTGGGTAGATTGTACTGGTATTCTGTTTTGCCTTTTCACGGCGTTATTTTTAAGGGAATGGTGAGGAAATTGGCGATTGGTTAGTTAGTTAGTTAGTTAGTTAGTTAGTTAGAGTTAAAGCGATTAAATAAAAAGAGCGGATCGATGAGATTCGCTCTTTTAGATGAGATGGTTTTAATTTTTTTTTAAGCCTCAATAAATTCGAGAATATCTTTATTGATCGTTGGTGCTTCCGTGGTCGGCATACCGTGAGGGAAACTTGGGTAAGTAATCAGTTTACCGTTTTTCAACAATTTGATTGACTTTAATGCGGCATTTTGAAATGGAACAATTTGGTCATCTTCACCGTGAAGAACCAAAACAGGAATCTCAACCGCCTTTAAATCTTTTTTTTGTCTTAATTCTTTAGCAAATGTAGTTAAGTGATTGTCATTCGATATTACCCTATGTTAAAATCGTTCAATTTCATAAAATAAAATATAGAAGGGTAAATGAGCACAAAGTTCTTCATATACAAAAGCTTTAGATCTCTTGTTTCGTTATGTGTTCCAGATAAATAACAGCGTGGAATCTGATATTTTAGAAGAACTTACGAATCGTAAATTATTCATTTATTTAAAGGGTTTTATGAATTGCAATTGAAAATTTGTGCTCTAAATATTAAATAATTCACCATTAGTAACATTTTTTTTCATCAATGTTAGGCTAGAACCGTCTGAAAACATATATTTGCAGCCTAAATTTATATACACATGAAAGAACTTATTGAAAAAATCAACGCAGAATTTGAAGCGTTTGCAACTGAAGCAAACCAACAATCAGAAAAAGGAAACAAGGCAGCGGGTACAAGAGCTCGTAAATCTGCTTTAGAATTGAGCAAATTGTTCAAAGAATTCAGAAAAGTTTCTGTGGAAGAATCTAAAAAATAAGACAGACTCAGCCGGCTCACAAAGCCGGCTTTTTTATTGTTGTTTATTCAGATTAGCCTGATCAAGGAATTTTCTGATTTCCCACATTTTATTCTCTTTTACAATAAATGTTTTAGTCATTTGATTGTTCAAATGCATACTAAAATTTAATCCTGTTCCAGATTTTGCCCAGTATTGATTAGGTTTAGGTTCAAATTCAGAGAAAACTGAAAAGAAGTTAGCAAACGACAAGATATTTCTAAGTGTGGATTTGAAGATTTTAGGTTTATTTCCGAAATCGTCGATCACTTTCAATCTGAAAAGTTTTTTACCAAGAGTAGTTCCGAAAACTGTTTCCGAAATCGCTCCGAAGATTAGTACACTGACGACTGATAAGAATAAAGAAAAAATCCATACTGAATGGAAACCAAAATGAAATATCAGAAAAAAAGGAATCAAATCAATAATTTTTGCATATAACCGTTCTCTTTCATTCCCTTTGTGTGTAGGATTATAAGGCAACTCATACTCAAATTCATTATAAATACGCTTTCCTTCCACATCGAAATTACGGGTTGGTCTGTGAATTACTTTTTTCTCTTTAAGCTCTGAAATTCTCATGAGTTTTTTAATTATAAAATCATACTCAGCTGAATTCTCTTTCTTGCTTCATCTACTTCTGTTACCTTTACCTGGACGTGCTGATGTAGTTTTACGACTTCGTTGACATCGGAGACAAAACCTTCTTTCAGCTGAGAAATATGAACCAGTCCGCTTTCTTTGATTCCCAAATCTACGAAGCACCCGAATGCGGTAATGTTGTTGACAATTCCGGGAAGAATCATTCCTACATTCAGATTTTTGATGCTTTTTACATTCGGATCAAATTCAAAAACTTTGGCAGCTTTTCTTGGATCTAAACCTGGTTTTTCAAGCTCTTTTAAAATATCCTTTATTCCTAAAATACCAATGGTTTCGTTGATGTATTTTTCGGGATTAATAATTGCAATTTTATCTTTGTTGGCAATCAGTTCATCGGTTTTTATCCCTAAATCTTTTGCCATTTTCTCAACAATTCCGTAGGCTTCAGGATGTACTGCTGAGTTGTCTAAGGGATTTCTAGGATTTGTAATTCTGATGAAAGCTGCTGCTTGTTGATATGCTTTTTCACCCAATCTCGGAACTTTTTTCAATTGTTTTCGATCTTCAAAAGCACCGTTTTCAGCACGGAAATTGACAATGTTTTCTGCCATTTTTTCACCAATTCCTGAGACGTAGCTTAAAAGAGATTTACTGGCAGTATTCAGATTGATACCGACAGAATTTACGCATTTCATCACCGTAGAATCCAGTTCGTTCTTCAATTGGGTCTGGTCTACATCATGTTGATATTGCCCGACACCGATAGATTTGGCATCAATTTTCACCAATTCAGCCAGCGGATCCGCCAGTCTTCTTCCGATAGAAACCGCACCTCGCACGGTTACATCAAAACTTGGAAATTCATCTCTCGCAATCTTGCTTGCAGAATAGACCGAAGCTCCGGCTTCTGAGACCACAAAAACCTGCAATGGCTTATCAAACGATATTTTTTTAATGAAAAATTCTGTTTCACGACTTGCTGTTCCGTTTCCGATCGATATTGCCTGAATGTTGTAGGCATTCACCATCGATCTGATCTTCTTCATTGCCATTCCTGTGTCGTTTTGCGGAGCGTGAGGGTAGATGGTTTCGTTGTGAAGGAGATCACCTTTCTCATCCAGACACACAATTTTACAGCCACTTTTGTAACCCGGATCAATCGCCAAAATTCGTTTTTCACCCAAAGGCGGAGCGAGCAGAAGCTGACTCAGATTTTCAGAAAAGATTTCGATGGCTTTTTTATCTGCTTTTTCTTTGGCTTCCTGTAATGTCTCGTTGGAAATTGCGGGTTCCAGAAGTCTTTTGTAAGAATCTTTGATGGCTAAAGCAATTTGTTCCGAACATTCGTTTCTGGATTTGATGATTGCATTTTCGATAAAATCCAGGGCTTCGTCTTTGTCAATCACAATATTGGTTTTCACAAAACCTTCACTTTCAGCTCTCAGCATTGCCAAAAGTCGGTGAGAGGGTGTTCTGTTCAGGCTTTCTTCCCATTCAAAATATTGTGAGAATTTCTGTGCTCCTTCCTCATCTTTTTTGGCTTTCACCACTTTGGAAGTGATGGTCGCTTTACGTTGAAAAAGTCGGCGCAGATTTTTTCTTACGTACATATTTTCGTTGATCCATTCTGCCATGATGTCTCTCGCACCTTGCAGAGCTTCTTCTTCTGACGAAACATTTTCGTTTACATATTTCGATACCAAATGGTGCAGATCATTCGCTTTCTGACTCATAATGATCTTGGCCAAAGGTTCAAGACCTTTTTCTTTTGCGGCATCCGCTTTGGTTTTTCTGCGTTTCTTAAATGGCAGATACAGGTCTTCAAGTTCCTGAATATCAAAACTTTCATCAATTCTCTGCTTTAATTCTGAAGTTAGAGCATCTTGTTCTTCAATCGATTTTAAAATACTTTCTTTTCTTTTGATAATTTCTTCAAATTGCTTGTTTAATTTAAAGATGTTTTCAATAGAAATCTCATCCAGATTTCCTGTAGCATCTTTTCTGTACCGAGAAATAAACGGAATGGTGCAATCTTCTGAAAGTAATTTTAAAGTTGATTGGATGCTTTTTTCAGATATATTGAGAGAAGTTTTGATAAATTCGGTATTGTTCATAAGGCATTTTTGAAAGTGCTAAAATACTGACTTTTTCAGAGCCTGTTTTAATTTCATTAAAATTAATTTCTTCAACACCTTCCTTCGACAAGCTCGGGATGACTTAGGAATAATTTAATGAAATCTCAAAGACATATTTCCACCCTTTAGGGTTGGGGAAAGAAAAATGCCTTAAAAATTTGATAATTGATCTAATATTTGTCCTTCCGAAAAAATCTCAAAGCACTGAAGTGAAAATTTTCAAATTTCTAAAAAACGACAAGAGAATGCTGATTTTAAGCATCACAACTTAAGATGAATATTCAAAGAAGAAAAACTTCAAAACATCGTATTTCTTTACTAAATGAAATGCCATTGTTTAACTTAAAAAAGCAATCATAGTAAAAAACCTTGTCTTTCGTTGCGATTAAAAAGCACCAAGACATTTTTGAAGCAAAATCTTTTAAATTCCTACTAAACAACAAAGAGAATGCTGATTTTAAACATTACAACTTAAGATGAATATTCAAAAAGCAAAACTTCAAAACATCGTATTTCTTTACTAAATGAAATGCCATTGTTTAACTTAAAAAGCAATCATATTAAAAAAACTTTGTCTCTCATTGCGATTAAAAAACAAGGATATTTAAGAAATTAAAAAAGAACTGAAAAGGAATATTATCGAAGCGTCTGCACTGTTTGATCTTTATATTTCCGAAAAAATCTCAGCGCATTGAAGCAAAACCTCTTAAATTCATAAAAAACGACAAAGAGAAGCAAAACTTCAAAACATCGTATTTCTTTGCTAAATGAAATGCCATCGTTTATCTTAAAAAAAGCAATCATTGTAAAAAACCTTGTCTTTCCTTGCGATTAAAAAAGCGCAAGGATATTGAAAAAAAACACCAAATAATGGCAACTTCAAAATGCACAGCAGATTTAGATTAAAAAAAAACCAACTACACACTGTAATTGGTTTTTGATATAATTTGATCAGATTATTTTACAATTTCATTGTAGTAGAGCAGATTATCCTGTTCATCAAAACCAATGATAATCACTTTGTAAGCTTTAGCATCATCATTATTGTAAAACTGCACCGTCGTTGATTCTTTGGTGTCTTTTGGCAGATAAGGATTCCAGTATAATGTGCTTCTAGTGTCTTTTGTAAGGCTTTTTTGATCTATATTTACATAAATGGTATTATTAAAAGGCTCTTCTTTGTCGTACCCTTTCAGCTTCATTTCTTTCAGAGATTTTGATTGTCCGTTATCTGATACCGATCCTGTAATGCCGCCTCGTTTGGTATAGATTAAAATGGCACCATTTCCTCCGCCACCGGGAGAAGCGGCAAAAAATCCTCTGATCACTTTGATCATGGCAACATCTGGAACAGAAATCATTGAGATCTGGGACGGATCCACTCTCATTTCATTGAGGAAAATGTCAACAGGTCCGCCACGCATCGTTGCGCTGGTATTGGGTCCGTTTGTACTGATCTGCAGACCAGGAACTCTTCCCTGAAGCCATTGTAGAATATTATTTCCACCGATCATGTTGTTGTCATTCACAAAGTCGAACACCATCTCGTTCATACTTTTAAACAAAGGACTGCTTAATTCCTCATTCAATTTATTGGTTTTGTTTTTTCTGTCAACTTTGATTTTCACCTCTTCAATATCGGTGATTTTTTCATTAATGAATTTGTCAAAAGTCAGCGTTGAAACAGATTTGGCAACTTTCGCAGGAATTTCTTCTCCCTGAATCCTGTCTGTAAGCATCATCAGGCTGTTGGGTAGATCTTTTCTAAGCGGAACAAAGCTGAAAGCAGGCTGAAAATAAACCTGAGTACTGCCTGCAACCGCTTTATCGCTGGAGTTAAGTTGATAAGAGAACGACATGGTATCTTCAAAAACAAGATTATTCAAGGTGAATAGTCCGGACGCATCGGTTTTTATCTGATGGAATTTCGTACCGGAATCAGGCATTGTAAAAATTAAATTCAGTTCTGAATTCGTTGCGGGTTTGCCTTGTGCCAGAACTTTACCTTTGTAAGAAATGTATGATTCGGGTTTATTTTTAATAAAAGGATAATTGCCTGCAATGATGCTGAACCATTCAAAACGTTTCCATTTTTCAGAGATCAGAAGAGCGTCCAGAGCCTGCGGATTGCTGTCTTTTACAAAATATTGTGCAGGTTTTGTAATTCTTGTACTCAGATCTCCTGTTAGCCAAAGGCTGCTCAATAAGCTGTTTTCTTCCTCGGATGTGCTGCTTTCTGCATCTGCAACGGCAACGCTGTAGCCTTCAAAATCATCGGCTTTTCCAATATTGATCAAATTTTTTGTTCTTTCTTCACTTTTCAGATCCGTATCCAGATTGGGTTTCTTAATATGTAAAGTCTGAGGTTGTACAAAACAGAGACGTTCAGCCACTACGTTTTCTTTATTGTCAAAAATAGTTAGCCTTAACACTCCGTTAATCAGTTTGTCTGCAGGTATTGATGCAGATTGCGCATCATTTAGTTTATGAATGATTGCCTTATAAACGAGCGTATTGTTGATGGTTCCCAATATTTTATAAGGCTGATTTTCCGTCGAAATATTTTTACTTTTTATCGTGTATTTAACTGCTTTTTCAGTGCTTTCAACCTGAAGATGAAGTCCGGATGATACAGCGGTTGGCAGATCAATACTGATCTTTTTTCCTTTTTCATCTTGTACCGTTAATTGATAATTTTTGCCGGCTTGAGGTTTTAAATTGAAAAGACCAACATTCTGATCAAAACCATTGAACTTTGCCACAGGAAGATCCGGGTTTTCAGAATCGGTGACATAGCCGTTCCAGTTTGAAGATGCAGAACCCGAAGAATGCAATCGTACTGCAAATTTGGTGTCTATTCCTTCAACAAAGGTTCCGCTTTCCGGATGTACGGTGGCTGACCACGCTTTGTCGGTATCTGCAACCAGTTTTTGGGTTGATGCAGGATTGTAAACCGCAATAGGTTGCAGGTAATTAAAATCTTCACTGAAGTTGGTCATCCACGTGGTGTAGGCTCTGATAAAATAAACGTCTTCCTTCAATGTAGACGCTAACGAAAAACTTCCGCTACCTTCACCTTTCAGCAGAGGAATCATTTTTTTGTCCAGTAGTTTTTTACTGCTGTCATAAAGTTCTACGAAAAGTGTGGTGGAAATATTTGAACGGTTGTAGCCTTCAAAAACAAAAGATTTGAACCAAAGGTTTTCTCCGGCAACATAATGATCTTTATTAAAAAGCAGGTGAATTTTTTCCTGTGGATAGTTTTCCTGAAATTTGGTTAAAGCTTCCTCAGCTTTGTTTTGCGTGTAAGCAAAGGTTGCAGCAGCTAGTGTAAGCACTACAGCCATTCTTTTAAATAAATGAATACTCATTCTTGATTTGCGTTTTTAAAAATTTCGTCAAAAATACATTTTTTTCTTACTTTGGAGAAATAAATAAGGGTGTATTCAGAACCTTTATTATTTCTCAACATCAATTCCCCCGAAAATTTGATTATTAAATCACTTATAACGGTCTGTCAGCTTTCTCCCACGAATGCACGAATTTATTTTTTATTCGTGAATTCGTGGCGATTATTGCAATGCTATTCTAATTGTAAATGATTTTAAACTAAATTTCAAACGATATACAATATTATTTAAATGTTATCGTTGAATTGTATGAACAAAAATTAAAATATCAAAAGTTATATGGTAAAAGTTTATGATCTTAAATACCAACATGATGAAAAAAACAGATCCGCAATTATCGGAAGAACAATTTTTGACTGCAATTTTAACTTTGCTTTCCGAAATTTTAGAAACCCTTAAAAAATCGCCCGTCAATGATATGAATTATTATGACAGTGCAGATGTCAAACAACTTTTAAACATTAGCGACAGTACACTGCACCGATTAAGAAAACTGAATGACATTCCGCATATCAGAATCGGACGCAAAATATTTTATCCAAAATCGTTTTTCAACAATGCCCTCAAAAAATGAGGGCTTTTTTTATGACCAGTTTTCATTGACTCATTTCATCAGATTTTTATTTTCTTCGTCTTCTGTTTGGCAATTCTTCGGTAAATGAATCTTTTTTCCGAATCAGACCAAAAGAAAACATAATGATCTCACGAAGAACAGTACAATCAACCTTTCAAAACAATTCAATTGCAGTCACAAGCAGTCATTATTTTCAGGAGTGATGGATGGGTGGATATTCTGCTATACCTTCGTTTCATTAACCCAATAAATTAAATAAAATGGCACGTATTACAAAAGGAATTTTAGGAGGATTTTCAGGAAAAGTAGGCACCATTGTAGGAGCCAACTGGCGCGGACAAGACATTATTAGAAGTACGCCCAAACCCAGCAGCAGACCACCCAGTGAGAAACAGCTTTTGCAGCAGAATAAATTTAAACTGGTCATCAGTTTTTTGCAGCCTATTAAAAATATTCAGAACCGATATTTCGGATCGGGGAGTGGTTCCAAATCGAGAGTCAATATGGCGACTTCGTACACCCTTAATGAAGCAGTGCAGGTGACGGCAGATATTCCTTCTTTGTTGTACAACAAAATTCTGATTACAAAAGGCGATCTGGCGGGTTTTCAAAATCCTTCGGCAGTTCCGCAGAGTGGTCAGGTGTTGACTCTTTCCTGGGAAGACAACAGCATTCAAGGAAATGCCAAGGCTACCGACCCAGCCAATGCAGTCTGCTATTGCGAAGAGCTTGGGACATTTGAAATTTTCGAAATGCTGACTGACCGCAGTTCAATGACCGCCAATATTACATTAGCACCGTACTATTCAGGAAAAGAAATTCATGTCTGGATGTACTTCAATAATTTAGAAGAATCCTTCGCCTGCAACAGTCCGTATCTCGGTATGTTTACCGTTCTTTAATTCACAATCTCCATCATCCGATGGAGATTTTTTTATCCGATGCCTGAGGCACTCGAAGGCGGAGGTGGCTGAGCGTTTTTAAAAATATTCGTGGTGGCTGAGCGTAGCCGAAGCACTGGCAGTTGTGGCTTCGAGAGCCTCAGCCACCGGCTATCAGAATATAGGATTGTCTGTTTCCAGAGCCTGAAAGTTATTATATTCGTGGTGCCTGAGGTTCTCGAAGGCACATCTTTGAGAACCTCAGGTACCTTCCTGATAATAAATAAAAGTAAGAAAATTTAAATCCAGTAAAGAATTTTTTTATATTTTTAAAATAAAAAAACACAAAAATGAAAGGATGGATGTATATTCTCCACTGCTCCGATGGCAGCTATTACACAGGAAGCACCAACAATCTCGAACTCCGCCTTGCCCAACATCAAAGAGGTGAAGGAGCAAACCATACCCAAAAAAGACTCCCCGTAAAACTTCTATATTACGAAGAATACCACCGCATTGATCTTGCCTTCTACCGTGAAAAACAAATTCAGGGCTGGAGCAGAAGAAAGAAAGAGGCGTTGATGAATGGTACACCTGAACTTTTACCACAATTAGCAATTGCATACCGAGATTTGAGAAATGAATCTGATGTAGATTATTGATTCAAAATAATAATCAGATCACGAGTCATCATCCGATACCTGAGGGAAAAATCATGATCCGATG
This region includes:
- a CDS encoding alpha/beta fold hydrolase, yielding MSNDNHLTTFAKELRQKKDLKAVEIPVLVLHGEDDQIVPFQNAALKSIKLLKNGKLITYPSFPHGMPTTEAPTINKDILEFIEA
- a CDS encoding RDD family protein codes for the protein MRISELKEKKVIHRPTRNFDVEGKRIYNEFEYELPYNPTHKGNERERLYAKIIDLIPFFLIFHFGFHSVWIFSLFLSVVSVLIFGAISETVFGTTLGKKLFRLKVIDDFGNKPKIFKSTLRNILSFANFFSVFSEFEPKPNQYWAKSGTGLNFSMHLNNQMTKTFIVKENKMWEIRKFLDQANLNKQQ
- a CDS encoding SDR family oxidoreductase — protein: MKKILLTGATGYIGKRMISVITEQGYKAVCCSRDVTRFSKPQGIKDDLIEVIEVDFLKEETLKNIPDDISGAYYLMHSMSGSDDYEESEKICAKNFVSAIEKTSCEHIIYLSGLVNQKELSKHLNSRFNVEKILIECKVPTTVLRAGIIIGSGSASFEIVRDLVEKLPVMVTPKWLNTKCQPIGIANVLDFLIFTLFKKETYHKSFDIGCEDVLTYKEILLGYAKVRGLKRSIFILPVMTPKLSSYWLYFITSTTYSLASSLVGSMKIEVVCNQESLDKIKKITGVQPLSYEQALQRTMAKIQANEIRSSWKDSFISSRNDSSLKEFIEVPHFGCFKDIRSYEYDDREKCLDRVFGLGGSNGWYGQTLWKIRGYMDVMVGGPGLRRGRTHPTQLHEGDALDFWRVLYANREEGKLILFAEMRVPGEAWLMFKLYRGKLWQKAVFRPKGLLGRLYWYSVLPFHGVIFKGMVRKLAIG
- a CDS encoding ABC1 kinase family protein; translated protein: MKTLNTIPTGKLERTSSLLKAGAKVGVNYIKYYGNKITKDKNEDEARKTLNEDNATDIYDSLKELKGSALKVAQMLSMEKNILPQAYVEKFSLSQFSVPPLSGALVKKTFRKYFGKNPEEIFDEFTTESVNAASIGQVHKAKKGDKNFAVKIQYPGVRESISSDLKMVKPIAMKMFNIKKEGSESYFQEVENKLFEETDYDLELKRSQEISEKCSHLPNLDFPKYYPEFSCERIITMDWMTGKHFSEFTKLDQSQEDLNKIGQTLWDFYMYQMHVLKQVHADPHPGNFLISDDKKLLVIDFGCIKEIPDDFYKPYFELAKKENLNNPEIFSEKLYQLEILCHDDSPQEKAFFTKLFYELLELFTRPFNAQNFDFSDETFFQEIADLGQRYAKLGDMKGMNTNRGSKHFIYLNRTFFGLYNMMHDLRAKNIVINQYKNFIQ
- a CDS encoding histone H1, which gives rise to MKELIEKINAEFEAFATEANQQSEKGNKAAGTRARKSALELSKLFKEFRKVSVEESKK
- the ribA gene encoding GTP cyclohydrolase II, with product MLKVQAQSNIPTDFGMFTVFAFSENENDWSPHLVWVAEKTDFNETVNVRFHSECITGEVFHSRKCECGQQLDAAMKFTSENGGIIIYLRQEGRNIGIINKLKAYALQEQGFDTVEANLRLGLPADGRDFGVAIEMLKILNVSSVNLLTNNPEKLKSFENSGIVLNKRIPLEIDSNVTNASYLLKKKDYFGHLLIKV
- a CDS encoding DUF2256 domain-containing protein; the protein is MPADLPSKICEVCRLAFNWRKKWKKNWDDVKYCSEKCRKNKKSTSSGLQKI
- a CDS encoding TetR/AcrR family transcriptional regulator — protein: MEKENIISQDKIFELYGDYILNHGERPKNIYRFAKENEFEEKDFYDHFASFEQIEKLMLANLFDKSVELASEVNNSDEITTKEKLLNVYFIFFENMTMNRSLVLMILGNDKIHSAKISSHLKETYKDFIRTLDFNDWEMIKKSKDDVKNIHHKAREEALWLHLVSAIEFWKKDTSPSFEKTDIFIEKTIDTGFELLDNEPLRKMVDLGKFLFKEKFRNS